GTCTCGGTGTACGTGCCGAGGAACACCGGTCCGGGGCCGCCGTCGTCGGCGCCCAGCAGGGTCATGGCGCCGGCGTCCCCGAACAGGGCGTTGACGACGGCCTGTTCGGCCGTGAACTCGGGGCGCAGATGGACCGAGCACACCTCGGCGGAGCCAGCCAGGACGAGTTCGGCGGGGCGCGCGGCGAGCGCGTCGAAGGCGGTCTTGAGCACGTTGAAGGCGGCGTTGCAGCCCATGTGCCCGATGAAGGTGCGCCTCAGGTCCTGGCGCAGTCCGAACTCCTTGGCGAGCAGGATGTCCGGGGTGGGCCCGGCATATCCGGTGCAGCTGGCCAGCACGAACGTGCCGATCCGGTCTCGGAGTTCGTCCCCTTCGAGCACCCCGCCCACGGTGCGCCGGCTCATGGCGAGGACGTTCTCCTGCCAGGCCTCCATGCGCGGCTTGATGGGCGGATAGCCGTCGGCGTACGAGGTGCGCGGGTCCCAGGCCATGTGCCGCTGGTACACCCCGGAGCCTCGGAAGATCTCCTCGGCCTTCGGCACGTCCTTGAACATCTCGCGGTAGTAGTCGTCGAAGGCGCTCTGCTGCGGTACGACGGTCTCG
The Streptomyces sp. CGMCC 4.7035 DNA segment above includes these coding regions:
- a CDS encoding type III polyketide synthase; this encodes MTTLTEAPAAGRTTTRGVAKLLALRTASPETVVPQQSAFDDYYREMFKDVPKAEEIFRGSGVYQRHMAWDPRTSYADGYPPIKPRMEAWQENVLAMSRRTVGGVLEGDELRDRIGTFVLASCTGYAGPTPDILLAKEFGLRQDLRRTFIGHMGCNAAFNVLKTAFDALAARPAELVLAGSAEVCSVHLRPEFTAEQAVVNALFGDAGAMTLLGADDGGPGPVFLGTYTETHPETTHAMSWHIEDVAFRMTLSPYVPFYLAESIEAFVKRLLAPHGLDIGDVRHWGVHPGGPKIIDFVGEKLALTPEQLAPSRAVLAEHGNCSSATILLILDRILRESRPEPGEHAVLMAFGPGLTMESALVRF